TAAAAAAATGGGCGGTGGGGGAAAAATCAAAAGTAGAACGTCACACATTGGCGTGGACATGGATTTAATTTGTACTAATAGTTTAAAGATATCATGTAAAGATAAACATGTAGTATGATGTTAGACAAAAGACTTTTCTAACCTATAGAATTTGAAATCTGGTTGTTAGATAACCTTTGAAAAAACAAGAAAGATAAAGCAATTTATCTACTTCTTCTAAATATGATTAAGCAGAATATATCTTACTTAGACGAATTTCCCAATGGTTAAAATTATCCTCCTAAATAAAACACTATCTTAAAGCAAAATTTAAATTATGGCAAGTTTTTACTGTAAGTACTGCGGTTCTAAAGCATCGAGTGTCTCTAGTTTAACAGGAAGCTCTTGTTCCAGACATCCATTAGGTTCTAATAAAGGAAAGCATACCTTGTATGAAGGTTCTGAGAAATCTCAATATACCTGTAAATACTGCGGCAATAAGGCTTCCAGTATTGCTAGTTTAACCGGAAGCTCATGTTCCCGGCATCCAAATGGTAGTAATAAAGGCAAACACGAACCTGCTCAGTAAATGACTACTGGTTATTATGAAGGGCACATTTACAGCAATTGATTTTGAAACTGCTCATGGTAAGCGCTGGAGCATCTGTCAGGTTGGTCTTGTTCGATATGAAAACGGAGTTTTAAAAAGGAAAATAAATAAACTGGTTTGCCCTCCCGAGAACTATTATCATTATCGCAACTCAGAAATCCATGGTTTAACAGCAGGTCATACTTTCAATGCACCTTCATTTGCTGAAGTTTGGATTGACCTGAAACCTTATATTGAAAATCAAACAGTGGTAGCCCATAATGGAGCCTTCGATTTCAGCTGCCTGAAACAAGCACTTGAATATTACCAAACTCCCCAGCCCGTTTATCACCAGCAATGCACTTACAAAATGTATGGCAAGGGGCTGGCTGAATTATGTAAAGAGTATAAAATTAAATTAAATCATCATGATGCCCTGAGTGATGCAATGGCATGTGCTGATTTGTACCTAAAATATCTGAAAGAAAATTAATAAAAAAGTAATGGAGGAAAACAGTATCAGTTTAAAACCAATAGGAGACTTTCTGACAAAAAATGAATTTAATTTTTTAGTTAAATCTTACCAAAGGGGTTACAAATGGACCTGTAAAGAGGTAAAAGATTTACTGAATGATATTCAAGATTTTCAAGATAACAGCAATAGTTTTTATTGTTTACAACCAGTAGTAGTCCGTAAGAGCCAAGATATATGGGAATTAATAGATGGTCAGCAACGATTTACCACCATTTACCTAATACTTTCTTTTTTGGAAGACACAAAATTTAATATTGATTATCAGACCAGAAATACAAGCTCAGAATTTCTGAAAAATTATATTGGATTAAATAAAATTCCCGATATCAGCTGGGAATCCTTTATAAAGCAAAATAATGAACT
This sequence is a window from Rufibacter sp. LB8. Protein-coding genes within it:
- a CDS encoding exonuclease domain-containing protein translates to MKGTFTAIDFETAHGKRWSICQVGLVRYENGVLKRKINKLVCPPENYYHYRNSEIHGLTAGHTFNAPSFAEVWIDLKPYIENQTVVAHNGAFDFSCLKQALEYYQTPQPVYHQQCTYKMYGKGLAELCKEYKIKLNHHDALSDAMACADLYLKYLKEN